A single Aspergillus chevalieri M1 DNA, chromosome 3, nearly complete sequence DNA region contains:
- a CDS encoding uncharacterized protein (COG:S;~EggNog:ENOG410PYKD;~InterPro:IPR016191;~go_function: GO:0003723 - RNA binding [Evidence IEA];~go_function: GO:0004540 - ribonuclease activity [Evidence IEA]), with product MLTQIQTLICGNVALTSKANQISEDVVKKAWQNAPSKTEQSGYPHHYNGQKVIEKLDPVCHGKTVFEAPVYADGKLYPFTVKPKQNPGAFRVIYTDDKDKHYCGMISHDGVEEVKGTKKKEGTPANPNAGDFHACTAEGPKRKS from the coding sequence ATGTTGACCCAAATACAGACCCTCATCTGTGGCAATGTTGCCCTCACTTCTAAAGCGAATCAAATCTCCGAGGATGTGGTAAAGAAGGCCTGGCAGAACGCACCAAGCAAGACGGAACAGTCCGGATACCCACACCATTACAACGGCCAGAAGGTCATAGAAAAGCTTGATCCTGTTTGTCATGGAAAGACTGTTTTCGAAGCTCCAGTATACGCAGATGGCAAATTATATCCCTTCACAGTCAAGCCAAAGCAGAATCCCGGTGCTTTCCGTGTCATCTACACTGACGACAAAGACAAGCACTACTGCGGGATGATCTCTCATGATGGTGTGGAGGAAGTCAAGGGgaccaagaagaaggagggtACACCTGCCAATCCCAATGCAGGAGATTTCCATGCCTGCACGGCTGAGGgcccgaagaggaagagttgA
- a CDS encoding uncharacterized protein (COG:S;~EggNog:ENOG410PS4Z), whose protein sequence is MSSKFYPDFCQGDRKYQQHTQHNMPALTLHLFSLNIPSQFFLRRLREHRIEIVVSSRPQHIVIHPSLIDQNALTSHPWDLLTVLRIPGDKPVLPIDLQSAVRDEYKILVGIPSKLLTTYAERDEKLKHETSSIPLTGSLEKAQSQARSTSQNLEVSPELLAFMEKLTREYGDRPVTMLNLLHFHHPDGKKSYYQYGQAFIPVAGKRGGNAKLVGNVIKPTKNDLDSRGDCSRPEQEWWNEISIVHYPSIRHFCDMLAGEDYQAINEKYRLSALRDTFLLCTTEWNVDTARL, encoded by the exons ATGTCCAGTAAGTTCTACCCCGACTTCTGCCAGGGCGATAGAAAGTACCAACAACATACCCAACACAACATGCCGGCCTTGACGCTACACCTCTTCTCCCTTAATATACCTTCCCAATTTTTCCTGCGGCGCCTACGTGAGCACCGAATCGAGATCGTTGTTTCCTCACGTCCTCAACATATCGTGATCCATCCGTCCCTTATCGACCAAAACGCTCTCACCTCGCATCCATGGGATCTGTTAACCGTCCTCCGAATCCCGGGTGATAAGCCCGTCCTCCCGATCGACCTCCAATCTGCCGTCCGCGACGAATACAAAATTCTGGTCGGGATCCCGTCAAAGCTCCTAACGACATATGCCGAGCGCGATGAGAAGCTGAAGCACGAAACGTCCTCGATTCCATTGACCGGATCGTTGGAAAAGGCACAGTCGCAGGCGCGATCGACGTCGCAGAATCTCGAGGTGTCGCCGGAGTTGCTCGCGTTCATGGAAAAGTTGACGAGGGAGTATGGTGATCGACCGGTGACCATGCTGAATTTGCTGCATTTTCATCATCCCGATGGGAAGAAGAGTTATTATCAATATGGCCAGGCATTTATTCCTGTCGCTGGGAAGCGAGGAGGAAATGCCAAGCTGGTTGGTAACGTGATTAAGCCTACGAAGAATGATCTTGACTCCCGGGGTGATTGCAGTCGGCCGGAGCAGGAGTGGTGGAATGAGATCTCCATCGTGCATTATCCGTCTATTCGACATTTCTGCGACATGCTTGCGGGGGAGGATTATCAGGCTATCAATGAGAAGTATCGACTATCG GCTCTTCGTGATACGTTCCTACTGTGTACTACCGAATGGAATGTTGATACTGCGAGATTGTAG
- a CDS encoding uncharacterized protein (COG:G;~EggNog:ENOG410PFTW;~InterPro:IPR020846,IPR011701,IPR036259;~TransMembrane:5 (o20-43i55-74o86-104i116-137o149-166i);~go_function: GO:0022857 - transmembrane transporter activity [Evidence IEA];~go_process: GO:0055085 - transmembrane transport [Evidence IEA]), with the protein MLTLRQENPQNFSPLRKWTVTVMLGLMTIPVAFTSSVFGTAMQPTSRQFGVSQEVMVLGTSLFVLGFSFGPSIFGPLSELYGRKMPLFVGFFIFAVFRITVAVAQNLQTIFVRRFLGGVFSSGPLAIIYSALSTVQLLSRYSQQVPSLASWPALLSAASLPCRIFGCRWTE; encoded by the exons ATGCTAACACTGCGACAGGAAAATCCCCAGAATTTCAGTCCCCTGCGCAAATGGACCGTCACCGTCATGCTCGGCCTGATGACTATCCCAGTGGCATTCACCTCGTCTGTCTTTGGTACCGCCATGCAGCCAACTTCGCGGCAATTCGGCGTGTCGCAGGAGGTGATGGTGCTGGGGACTAGTCTATTCGTGCTGGGATTCAGCTTTGGACCATCAATATTCGGGCCGCTATCAGAATTGTATGGACGCAAGATGCCGCTCTTCGTGGGTTTCTTTATCTTCGCTGTTTTCAGGATTACAGTGGCCGTGGCACAGAACCTACAAACGATTTTCGTCCGTCGGTTTCTCGGTGGTGTTTTTTCCAGTGGGCCATTGGCAATT ATATATTCGGCCCTGTCGACCGTGCAATTGCTGTCGCGATATTCGCAGCAAGTACCTTCATTGGCCTCGTGGCCGGCCCTGTTATCGGCGGCTTCATTACCATGTCGTATTTTTGGTTGCCGCTGGACCGAATAA
- a CDS encoding DUF3632 domain-containing protein (COG:S;~EggNog:ENOG410PTCH;~InterPro:IPR022085;~PFAM:PF12311) has translation MGIATDLSFRLESLEVDEPWIVEKMNFETLVEYLQPSSTTSPTAAAQSIDNLTPMKRTFIGTSFGKKEEPEGHMWEIWGLFIAISKQVPHDHPSMDRLVALVYALVELPPTTVKIWTQDTEIWTDLPMLGPSFAEAWIGPECYRDKLTPKIKAEWVNFNSFAARLLNHDMVSWFKLTVWSLRDALERPPREDLFDCDVAAAAQWIIHSGELLFSVLEDDEEEPETDKFWSGPLWNGKGVLNVARWGFWKQRFSEISEKETGQIRSAAEMARMKMNEIEQIGAQKQE, from the exons ATGGGTATCGCGACAGATCTCTCTTTTCGGCTCGAGTCTCTCGAGGTCGACGAGCCTTGGATTGTGGAAAAGATGAATTTCGAAACACTCGTGGAGTATCTCCAACCATCCAGCACGACATCGCCTACTGCGGCTGCCCAGAGCATCGACAACCTGACTCCAATGAAAAGAACCTTTATAGGCACCAGCTTTGGAAAGAAGGAGGAGCCAGAGGGTCACATGTGGGAGATTTGGGGTCTATTTATCGCTATATCCAAGCAAGTCCCCCATGACCATCCGTCTATGGATCGCTTGGTTGCGTTGGTTTATGCACTTGTCGAGCTACCTCCTACTACTGTGAAGATCTGGACT CAAGATACTGAAATTTGGACTGACCTCCCAATGCTGGGCCCGAGTTTTGCAGAAGCCTGGATTG GCCCCGAATGTTATCGCGACAAGCTAACCCCTAAAATAAAAGCGGAATGGGTCAACTTCAACTCCTTTGCTGCACGTCTATTAAACCATGATATGGTATCATGGTTCAAGCTGACTGTTTGGTCACTGCGCGACGCACTCGAAAGACCTCCACGAGAGGACCTGTTCGACTGTGACGTCGCCGCGGCTGCTCAGTGGATTATCCACAGTGGTGAACTCCTATTCTCTGTCCTtgaagatgacgaggaggagcCGGAGACTGATAAGTTCTGGTCGGGGCCCTTATGGAACGGAAAGGGTGTTCTTAACGTGGCCCGTTGGGGATTTTGGAAGCAGCGTTTTAGTGAAATTAGTGAGAAGGAGACTGGGCAAATCAGGTCGGCAGCTGAGATGGCCAGAATGAAGATGAACGAGATTGAACAGATAGGTGCACAGAAGCAGGAGTAG
- a CDS encoding uncharacterized protein (COG:G;~EggNog:ENOG410PFTW;~TransMembrane:1 (o69-91i)), whose amino-acid sequence MASFFGTVCFFFVPKTFDPVLIQQRAKRLRHETKNWALYAKSEEKPIDVKVIAHNYLLRPIVFFALEPVLVLITLYMDFIYGFLYLCFNAYPISFQEERG is encoded by the coding sequence ATGGCCTCCTTCTTTGGCACGGTctgttttttcttcgtcCCGAAGACTTTCGATCCTGTCCTGATTCAGCAACGGGCTAAGCGCCTACGACACGAAACCAAGAACTGGGCCCTATATGCCAAGAGCGAAGAGAAACCCATCGACGTAAAGGTGATTGCGCACAACTACCTTCTCCGGCCAATTGTCTTCTTCGCACTTGAGCCAGTTCTCGTCCTCATAACCCTGTACATGGACTTCATCTACGGGTTCCTGTATCTTTGCTTCAACGCCTATCCAATCTCGTTCCAGGAGGAACGTGGTTGA
- a CDS encoding uncharacterized protein (COG:S;~EggNog:ENOG410PWV9;~InterPro:IPR036047;~go_function: GO:0005515 - protein binding [Evidence IEA]), producing the protein MIRVLPDDVLLLIGDFLEDHQDRYNLVFVCRRFHDLFLRLAYRAASLKSCQHVRSFLGSILRRPELARAIRVLHFDRWQDKPSTGYVHITDKERPLLIEWAWVISQSDEEHAQWEQDLQHGVSEAWIALLLPLASNLRRLRLIYPKHNTYLDRTLTRAVNGECPALRSLQEVSLNHLEDDADDIKGDYLPSQILPFFRLPLMRTLSADMVLESDSAQEARGSPPSTPLTGSSVSEITLNASNGSKGMESLIASCSSLKTFKYQHSDSHLHAEGYQPSAFYHSLAGSKNTLETLWLDTCGHHLPFTIAGANETHDEWFGPLTEFTALKDVRIRLPNLLDIRYQVEPSTSLPDILPRSLESLYIEGCKESTLSMLLNQVRMVLSQHTSRFPELRRVDIEGFFHDEEDYEDSGYDGSSNTTEKVIKRRVYEMVKPVQNGCAGAGIDLFIRDRACLETMKGSPV; encoded by the coding sequence ATGATACGCGTGCTCCCCGACGATGTTTTGCTGTTAATTGGGGACTTCCTCGAGGATCACCAGGACCGCTACAACCTGGTATTTGTCTGCCGCCGCTTTCATGATTTGTTTTTACGCCTGGCTTATCGGGCAGCTTCGTTAAAATCATGCCAGCACGTTCGATCTTTTCTCGGTTCCATCCTACGACGCCCCGAGCTGGCTCGGGCCATACGAGTTCTGCATTTCGATCGCTGGCAGGACAAGCCGTCTACAGGCTATGTACATATCACCGACAAGGAACGCCCGCTATTGATTGAATGGGCCTGGGTCATCAGTCAATCGGACGAAGAACACGCCCAGTGGGAGCAGGATCTCCAGCACGGCGTGTCGGAGGCATGGAtcgcgctgctgctgccgctggcgAGCAATCTCCGCCGGCTTCGTTTGATTTACCCCAAGCACAACACGTATCTCGACCGCACTCTGACCCGTGCCGTCAACGGGGAATGTCCAGCCCTCCGATCGCTACAAGAAGTGTCGTTGAACCATTTGGAAGACGATGCTGACGACATCAAGGGCGACTACCTGCCGTCGCAGATTCTGCCCTTCTTCCGACTGCCGCTCATGCGCACCCTCTCCGCCGACATGGTGTTGGAATCCGATTCCGCTCAGGAAGCCCGGGGCTCCCCTCCGAGCACACCGCTGACTGGCTCATCCGTCTCGGAGATTACGCTCAATGCCAGCAACGGCTCGAAGGGCATGGAGAGCCTGATCGCTTCCTGCTCGTCGCTCAAAACATTCAAATACCAACACTCGGATTCGCACCTCCACGCCGAGGGGTACCAACCTTCCGCCTTCTACCACTCCCTGGCCGGCAGCAAGAACACACTGGAGACGCTCTGGCTCGACACCTGCGGCCATCACCTGCCTTTCACCATCGCGGGCGCCAATGAGACCCACGATGAATGGTTCGGCCCCCTGACCGAGTTCACTGCGTTGAAAGACGTCCGAATTCGTCTCCCGAACCTTCTTGATATCCGCTACCAAGTCGAACCCTCCACCTCGCTCCCGGATATCCTTCCACGGTCGCTCGAGTCGCTCTATATCGAAGGCTGCAAGGAGAGCACACTGTCAATGCTGTTGAACCAGGTACGTATGGTGCTTAGCCAGCACACTTCGCGCTTTCCGGAACTTCGGCGAGTGGACATTGAAGGTTTCTTCCACGACGAGGAAGACTACGAAGACTCGGGGTATGATGGGAGTAGCAACACGACTGAGAAGGTCATCAAGCGGCGGGTCTACGAAATGGTGAAACCAGTACAAAATGGTTGTGCTGGGGCTGGAATTGACCTATTTATTCGGGATAGAGCTTGTTTGGAGACCATGAAGGGGTCTCCTGTTTAA